The following DNA comes from Clostridiisalibacter paucivorans DSM 22131.
TGCTGGATTAGGGCTAGAAGTGTTATATGCTTTTTTATTAGAACCGATGATATATGGAGTAACAATGCAGGACTGGAATATAAGTCAGACAATTACTCATTGGATTATAACCTGTATTTCTTGGGGGATAGTAGGTTATTTACTCATTCTTGCATCTAAAAAGAAGTATCAGTTTGATATTTTTGAAACAGCAGATAAGATGGCAAAATGGCAATGGGTATCTGTGATACTTTGTGTTGTGATAGCATTAGTTGCAAGTTACATAGATTGGAAAGGATTTAAGATTATCAGAGAGTTTCAGAGTAAAGGGCTATTATTATTCATTTTTCAGTATATATATTATGCCTTTGAAACAGTGTTATTTATGCTTATTATAATTTTTACTCAGAAGGCATTTGAGGTATGGTATAAAAGAAAAAACATACCATATGGAGGGATAATCTGTGGAATTACATGGGGATTAGCTCATGCATTTACAAAAGGTAGCATATGGATTGGATTACAAGGAATTGTCTTGGGAGTTTTGCTAGGAGTAACTTATTTATTAGTAAATAGAGACATAAAGAAGACATATATAGCATTGTTTATTATGTTTGCATTATAGTTGATTGATATAGGGCAAGTTTCTACTTTATGTTTCAAATAATGATTAAGTACAAAAATATTAGGGAGGAATTAATTAAAATGGAAATGTATAAAAAATTGTGTACCCAATTTTATGATATTGATAAACCTATGCCACCAAAATCTTTCTTTAGTTTTTATATGAAATATATAAGTAAAAAAGCTGAACCAATTTTAGAACCTATGTGTGGGTCGGGGCGTTTTTTAATTCCAATATTAGAAAAGAATTTTGATATTGACGGGGTTGATGCATCTTCAGATATGATTGATGCATGTAAAAGTAAAATGTCTATAAAGGGTTTAAGTACAAACTTATATAAACAGTTTCTAGACGAACTTGATTTACCTAGACAATATGGTCTTGTATTTATTCCTGAGGGGTCTTTAGGTTTGATTATAGAAGAAGCTTTGCTACTTAATAGTTTAAAAAAGATTTACAAACATATGGTCTCTGGGGGGAGATTTTTGACTGAACTCGAAACTCCTTATGCAAAACCAAAAGAAATTGGAAAAGTTACTGCAACATTCAGAGAAAGAAGTGATGGGTCTAAAATTGTGCTAAGTAGGTTTTGTGATTCTTATAATGAGAATAAAAAGGTATCTACAAGTATAAACAAATATGAACTCTTTAAAAATGGAGAATTAATTGAAACGGAATTAGAAGAATTTAAAGTACGTTATTTTGATATAGATGAATTCAGAAATATACTTAAAGGTATTGGTTTTAAAGATATAAAAGTGTTTAGACTATACGAAAGAGTACAACCATCAACAGATGAGCCTGGGGTAATATTTGAGTGTAGGAAACCTTGATATTGATAAGCGGCTTAATCCCAATTTGTTTGATATAATAATATTTATTTACTTTATAGAAATAACATATTTAAGAATTGACAATATCAATAATTGATATAAAGATGAGGTGATAGTATTGGCAAAAAAGGCTCTTGATGGGTTAACAGAAAGTATGTTTTATGTACTTGCAAGATTTTAAGAATGAAGTGTCTATTGGAGAGCTTGAAATTTGTATCGCAGTGCGTACCTAGAAAAAGTAGATATGTTATAAATAAAAGGGGCTGTTTCAAAATATAGTTCCTAAATAAAAGAAAAAGAGCTAAAAAATCTATTGATTTTTCAGCTCTTTTTTAGTATGTTTTATCTGATATGAAATCACATACTAAAATTAATAATA
Coding sequences within:
- a CDS encoding class I SAM-dependent methyltransferase, with protein sequence MEMYKKLCTQFYDIDKPMPPKSFFSFYMKYISKKAEPILEPMCGSGRFLIPILEKNFDIDGVDASSDMIDACKSKMSIKGLSTNLYKQFLDELDLPRQYGLVFIPEGSLGLIIEEALLLNSLKKIYKHMVSGGRFLTELETPYAKPKEIGKVTATFRERSDGSKIVLSRFCDSYNENKKVSTSINKYELFKNGELIETELEEFKVRYFDIDEFRNILKGIGFKDIKVFRLYERVQPSTDEPGVIFECRKP